In one Magallana gigas chromosome 9, xbMagGiga1.1, whole genome shotgun sequence genomic region, the following are encoded:
- the LOC105322771 gene encoding DNA ligase 1 has translation MIHQMYIVFAAIAASAVSKSVFSPSLLDENTHLLTREKNIGRDNGAVDDTSTAEKRNNHLDLLRSILENIEEEKRMQLEEMQLKKRMGSSSQESEETEESEESASSEEKKRMVLKKENPLKALEAMQLKKRIGSSSQESEESEESEESASNEEKKRMVLKKENPLKALESMQLKKRMGSSSQESEETEESEESEESEESASSEEKKRMVLKKEKPLKALAAMQLKKRMGSSSQESEETEESEESEESEESAFSEEKKRMVLKKEKPLKALESMQLKKRMGSSSQESEETEESEESEESEESASSEEKKRMVLKKEKPLKALAAMQLKKRMGSSSQESEETEESEESASSEEKKRMVLKKENPLKALEAMQLKKRIGSSSQESEESEESEESASNEEKKRMVLKKENPLKALESMQLKKRMGSSSQESEETEESEESEESEESASSEEKKRMVLKKENYLKALEAMQLKKRMGSSSQESEETEESEESEESEESASNEEKKRMVLKKEKPLKALESMQLKKRMGSSSQESELSEESTESEGSYSSEETERDKRTLKEFLQKLKI, from the coding sequence atgatacatcaaATGTATATCGTTTTTGCTGCTATTGCAGCATCTGCTGTGTCTAAAAGTGTATTTTCTCCAAGTTTGCTGGATGAAAATACACATCTTCTTACCAGGGAAAAAAACATAGGAAGAGATAATGGTGCAGTTGATGATACATCTACtgcagaaaaaagaaataatcattTAGATCTGCTCAGAAGTATCCTAGAGAATATTGAAGAGGAAAAGCGAATGCAATTAGAAGAAATGCAACTCAAGAAACGTATGGGCAGCTCAAGTCAGGAATCGGAGGAAACTGAAGAATCGGAGGAGTCTGCATCTAGTGAAGAGAAGAAACGGATGGtattaaaaaaggaaaaccCTCTTAAAGCACTAGAAGCAATGCAACTCAAGAAACGTATAGGCAGCTCAAGTCAGGAATCGGAGGAAAGTGAAGAATCGGAGGAGTCTGCATCTAATGAAGAGAAGAAACGGATGGTCTTGAAAAAGGAAAACCCTCTGAAAGCACTAGAATCAATGCAACTCAAGAAACGTATGGGCAGCTCAAGTCAGGAATCGGAGGAAACTGAAGAATCGGAGGAAAGTGAAGAATCGGAGGAGTCTGCATCTAGTGAAGAGAAGAAACGGATGGTCTTGAAAAAGGAAAAGCCTCTTAAAGCACTAGCAGCAATGCAACTCAAGAAACGTATGGGCAGCTCAAGTCAGGAATCGGAGGAAACTGAAGAATCGGAGGAAAGTGAAGAATCGGAGGAGTCTGCATTTAGTGAAGAAAAGAAACGGATGGTCTTGAAAAAGGAAAAGCCTCTTAAAGCACTAGAATCAATGCAACTCAAGAAACGTATGGGCAGCTCAAGTCAGGAATCGGAGGAAACTGAAGAATCGGAGGAAAGTGAAGAATCGGAGGAGTCTGCATCTAGTGAAGAAAAGAAACGGATGGTCTTGAAAAAGGAAAAGCCTCTTAAAGCACTAGCAGCAATGCAACTCAAGAAACGTATGGGCAGCTCAAGTCAGGAATCGGAGGAAACTGAAGAATCGGAGGAGTCTGCATCTAGTGAAGAGAAGAAACGGATGGTCTTAAAAAAGGAAAACCCTCTTAAAGCACTAGAAGCAATGCAACTCAAGAAACGTATAGGCAGCTCAAGTCAGGAATCGGAGGAAAGTGAAGAATCGGAGGAGTCTGCATCTAATGAAGAGAAGAAACGGATGGTCTTGAAAAAGGAAAACCCTCTGAAAGCACTAGAATCAATGCAACTCAAGAAACGTATGGGCAGCTCAAGTCAGGAATCGGAGGAAACTGAAGAATCGGAGGAAAGTGAAGAATCGGAGGAGTCTGCATCTAGTGAAGAGAAGAAACGGATGGTCTTAAAAAAGGAAAACTATCTTAAAGCACTAGAAGCAATGCAACTCAAGAAACGTATGGGCAGCTCAAGTCAGGAATCGGAGGAAACTGAAGAATCGGAGGAAAGTGAAGAATCGGAGGAGTCTGCATCTAATGAAGAGAAGAAACGGATGGTCTTGAAAAAGGAAAAGCCTCTTAAAGCACTAGAATCAATGCAACTCAAGAAACGTATGGGCAGCTCAAGTCAGGAGTCTGAATTAAGTGAAGAGAGTACTGAATCGGAAGGAAGTTATTCATCAGAAGAAACCGAGCGGGACAAACGAACACTGAAGgaatttttgcaaaaattaaagatttaa